The Micromonospora sp. NBC_00421 genome contains a region encoding:
- a CDS encoding IclR family transcriptional regulator, translating to MTTTEDGDSSRYLVRSVSRAAEVLEVLSAATPGGGLSVTDVARACGLSKSAAFATLHTLCHHGLAADDGEGMNRRYRLGMALARLGGRAQEQLSLRDIARPVLAALTRDTGLSSRLAVPEGSHAVVIDQVGNGERIQIELRMGTRELPHCTGLGKALLAEMTRPQVAELIGRIGLPRRTDHTITDLDSLLAHLDDVRKDGYALDDEEDADGVFCIGSALRDHTGLCCGAISVTGLKLGLPSWRYQELGRQVRQAAEAISVRLGQVPAEQTA from the coding sequence ATGACCACCACCGAAGACGGGGACAGCTCCCGCTACCTGGTGCGCAGCGTCAGCCGCGCCGCCGAGGTGCTGGAGGTACTGTCCGCTGCCACCCCCGGCGGAGGGCTGAGCGTCACCGACGTCGCTCGCGCCTGTGGCCTGTCCAAGAGCGCCGCGTTCGCCACCTTGCACACGCTGTGCCACCACGGCCTGGCCGCCGACGACGGCGAGGGGATGAACCGTCGCTACCGGCTCGGCATGGCCCTGGCCCGACTCGGCGGCCGCGCCCAGGAACAGCTGTCGCTGCGTGACATCGCCCGCCCGGTGCTGGCCGCGCTGACCCGCGACACCGGCCTCAGCTCCCGGTTGGCCGTCCCCGAGGGGTCCCACGCGGTCGTCATCGACCAGGTCGGCAATGGCGAGCGCATCCAGATCGAGCTGCGGATGGGCACCCGCGAACTGCCGCACTGCACCGGGCTGGGCAAGGCCCTGCTGGCCGAGATGACCCGGCCGCAGGTTGCCGAGCTGATCGGCCGCATCGGCCTGCCCCGGCGCACCGACCACACCATCACCGACCTGGACTCGCTCCTGGCCCACCTCGACGACGTCCGCAAGGACGGGTACGCCCTCGACGACGAGGAGGACGCCGACGGGGTGTTCTGCATCGGCAGCGCCCTGCGCGACCACACCGGCCTGTGTTGCGGCGCCATCAGCGTGACCGGGCTGAAGCTCGGTCTACCCAGCTGGCGCTACCAGGAGCTGGGCCGACAGGTACGACAGGCCGCCGAGGCCATCTCCGTCCGGCTCGGCCAGGTCCCGGCGGAACAGACCGCTTGA
- a CDS encoding aspartate aminotransferase family protein produces the protein MNSRSAPSGATLAERARRVIPGGVNSGQRSIPGLTELVIASASGAHFWDTDGRQYTDYHAAFGPPLLGHNDPDVNAAVTEAGKRLDLCGVAVTHGEIELAETLAELIPSIEKVLLTSTGSEATFHALRVARAATGRRLVVKFQGCYHGWHDSVSLNVISAPDRVGQVDPISTGILPEVLDATLVLRFNDVAAVRAAFAAHGADIAAVIVEPVPHNVGCLLPEQEFLQALRDECTRAGSVLVFDEVITGFRHDLGGWQKISGVTPDLTTLGKAIANGYPIGALGGRADLMDLFSTRPGAPAFFAGTYNGHPAVVAAALATLGKLRAEPVHEHVYRLGERARAGIAEVLAGLGVPAVVTGHGSVFVTYFMPGPAPSSYDDLLRNDAAMFIGYRRRMPEHGIFELPLNLKRNHISYAHTDADIDHLVEATRAAVRDTLASGGVTELAGTATMGGAAAGGEGC, from the coding sequence GTGAACTCACGATCGGCCCCGTCCGGCGCCACCCTCGCCGAGCGGGCACGCCGGGTCATCCCCGGCGGCGTCAACAGCGGGCAGCGCAGCATCCCGGGCCTCACCGAGCTGGTGATCGCCAGCGCCTCCGGCGCCCACTTCTGGGACACCGACGGACGCCAGTACACCGACTACCACGCGGCCTTCGGCCCGCCCCTGCTCGGCCACAACGACCCCGACGTCAACGCCGCCGTCACCGAGGCCGGCAAGCGGCTCGACCTGTGCGGGGTGGCCGTCACCCACGGCGAGATCGAGCTCGCCGAGACCCTCGCCGAACTGATCCCGAGCATCGAGAAGGTGCTCCTGACCAGCACCGGCAGCGAGGCAACCTTCCATGCCCTGCGGGTCGCCCGCGCCGCCACCGGCCGGCGCCTGGTGGTCAAGTTCCAGGGCTGCTACCACGGCTGGCACGACTCGGTCAGCCTCAACGTCATCTCCGCCCCCGACCGGGTCGGCCAGGTCGACCCGATCTCTACCGGCATCCTGCCCGAGGTCCTCGACGCCACCCTCGTGCTGCGCTTCAACGACGTGGCCGCCGTCCGGGCCGCCTTCGCCGCCCACGGCGCCGACATCGCCGCCGTCATCGTCGAGCCGGTGCCACACAATGTCGGCTGCCTCCTGCCCGAACAGGAATTCCTCCAGGCCCTGCGCGACGAGTGCACCCGGGCCGGCAGCGTCCTCGTCTTCGACGAGGTGATCACCGGCTTCCGGCACGACCTCGGCGGCTGGCAGAAGATCAGCGGCGTCACCCCCGACCTGACCACCCTCGGCAAGGCCATCGCCAACGGCTACCCGATCGGCGCCCTGGGCGGTCGCGCCGACCTGATGGACCTGTTCAGCACCCGCCCCGGCGCACCCGCGTTCTTCGCCGGCACCTACAACGGCCATCCGGCCGTGGTCGCCGCCGCCCTCGCCACCCTCGGCAAGCTGCGCGCCGAACCCGTGCACGAGCACGTCTACCGCCTCGGCGAGCGGGCCCGCGCCGGCATCGCCGAGGTCCTCGCCGGCCTCGGCGTCCCCGCCGTGGTCACCGGCCACGGCTCGGTGTTCGTGACCTACTTCATGCCCGGCCCGGCACCGAGTAGCTACGACGACCTGCTGCGCAACGATGCCGCCATGTTCATCGGCTACCGTCGGCGGATGCCCGAGCACGGCATCTTCGAGCTGCCGCTGAACCTCAAGCGCAACCACATCTCGTACGCCCACACCGACGCCGACATCGACCACCTGGTCGAGGCCACCCGGGCGGCCGTCCGCGACACCCTCGCCTCCGGCGGGGTGACCGAGCTGGCCGGCACCGCCACCATGGGCGGCGCGGCCGCCGGAGGGGAAGGGTGCTGA
- a CDS encoding mandelate racemase/muconate lactonizing enzyme family protein, with product MLTVDKTRPVGPAGRISRVETLTLGTAWRDFSYVRVHTDAGLTGVGEITHPYRTRETCQLAEAMAGRHLIGADPFDVEEIWLRMYQGDFLRGGDVGGIVVSGVDQALYDIMGKALGVPAYRLTGGACRDRVRVYANGWYTGDREPAAFAERARATVAKGYTALKFDPFGAGLGELSRAELRRSVDIVAAVRAAVGPETELFVEGHARFAMHTAARLVRELEPFDLGWFEEPLPWTHIERYAELRARATMPISGGEHFHNRYEYARLFATDAVDIIQPDLSMAGGFTEVRKIAAIADEHAMVVAPHNSNSPLCTTVSVHAVLGMPNFKILETFDGLLEDYVFDAVRGALPVVDGHIDLPTGPGLGVELVDEVFAEHPPSHGFWNMFAEGWEKRDRR from the coding sequence ATGCTCACCGTCGACAAGACCCGGCCGGTCGGGCCGGCGGGGCGGATCAGCCGGGTGGAGACCCTCACCCTCGGCACCGCCTGGCGCGACTTCTCCTACGTGCGGGTGCACACCGACGCCGGGCTGACCGGCGTCGGTGAAATCACCCACCCCTACCGGACGCGGGAGACCTGCCAGCTCGCCGAGGCGATGGCCGGGCGGCACCTGATCGGCGCCGACCCGTTCGACGTCGAGGAGATCTGGCTGCGCATGTACCAGGGCGACTTCCTGCGCGGCGGCGACGTCGGCGGGATCGTCGTCTCCGGCGTCGACCAGGCCCTCTACGACATCATGGGCAAGGCCCTCGGCGTGCCCGCGTACCGGCTGACCGGCGGCGCCTGCCGTGACCGGGTACGGGTCTACGCCAACGGCTGGTACACCGGCGACCGGGAGCCGGCCGCGTTCGCCGAACGGGCGCGGGCCACCGTCGCCAAGGGGTACACCGCGCTGAAGTTCGACCCGTTCGGCGCCGGCCTCGGTGAGCTGTCCCGCGCCGAGCTGCGCCGCTCGGTCGACATCGTCGCCGCCGTCCGCGCCGCCGTCGGCCCCGAGACCGAGCTGTTCGTCGAGGGGCACGCCCGCTTCGCCATGCACACCGCCGCCCGGCTCGTGCGGGAGTTGGAGCCGTTCGACCTCGGCTGGTTCGAGGAGCCGCTGCCGTGGACCCACATCGAGCGCTACGCCGAGCTGCGCGCCCGGGCTACGATGCCGATCTCCGGCGGCGAGCACTTCCACAACCGCTACGAGTACGCCCGGCTGTTCGCCACCGACGCCGTCGACATCATCCAGCCCGACCTCTCCATGGCCGGCGGGTTCACCGAGGTACGCAAGATCGCCGCCATCGCCGACGAGCACGCCATGGTGGTCGCCCCGCACAACTCCAACTCGCCGCTGTGCACCACGGTTTCCGTGCACGCCGTCCTCGGAATGCCCAACTTCAAGATTCTTGAGACCTTCGACGGGCTGCTGGAGGACTACGTCTTCGACGCGGTGCGGGGCGCCCTGCCGGTGGTCGACGGGCACATCGACCTGCCCACCGGCCCCGGCCTCGGGGTCGAACTCGTGGACGAGGTGTTCGCCGAGCACCCGCCGAGCCACGGCTTCTGGAACATGTTCGCCGAGGGCTGGGAGAAGCGGGACCGCAGATGA